A window of Desulfobulbus oralis genomic DNA:
CGCTGGTGACGGAAGAAGCCCGCACACCCAGGGCCATGGCAATATCCTTGGCGCGCGCAGCATGCTTTTTCCGTTCAATCAGGTAGATCCGCTCCAGATAATCTTCCAGGGCGGCACTGAGCTCTATGTCGGCCATGTCGTGCTCTCGGTTGAAATGGCCTGCGGGCAGCAGGGTAGCGCAGATAAAATTTTTGAATCATTATAGGCTGTTTCCGTTTTTCTGTCAATTCAGCTTCCGGCCTAGGCGGTACATCTCGCTGTAAATGGGCGGCAGACCCTGTCTGGCCAGCTCCCTGACAACAGCTTCCACATCGTAGGCCACGCGGTGATGCTCCACCGCGATCCGGCCATCTTCCAGGCTCAGCACCGCATAGGCGGCGCGGGGGTCGCCGTCAAACATGCGGCCGGCAGAGCCGGGGTTGATGAAGTGCACATTGCCCAGATATTTGTGGTAGGGCGTATGGGAGTGGCCGGTGATCACGATGTCCTGGCCGCAGCCCTGGGCGATTTCCAGAAAGCGGCTCTCCGGCGTGTCGGCAAAAAGGAATTCTTCGTGATCTTCCGGGCTGCCATGATAGAGACCGATACGCCAACCCGCCACAACGAGCCGGGCTGTCGGCTCCAGGGCCAGCAGCGTTTGCCTGGCTTCCGGGGCAAGTTGGACAAAGGTGCTTTCGTACATGCGGCGTTTGTCCGGATTTTTCGGGCTCTTCAGCTCCTGCCCCCGAAGCAGCCGAATCACTCCGTCATCCGTGTTGCCGCGGACGGAGATGCTGTGCTGCGCCTCGAGCCAGGCCAGACATTCGTTCGGGAAGGGTGCATAGACCGTAGAGTCGCCGCAGTTGCAGATCTGGTCAAATTGGTCGAGGGGCCGGCCTTTTTGCCGGAGCTGTTCCGTGATGGCCTCAAGCGCCGGGAAATTGCCGTGGATGTCGGCAAGCAGCAGAATTTTCATGGGCAACGGAACCGGTCTGCACCGAAATGCAGCGCCCTCTCTCTGTTAGGGAGGGCCCAAAGGTCTGCGCAGCGGCGGATCATGAAGCGCCGGCCGGCGCAGGGTCATCACAAAAGCGGTATATCCAGGACTGCACGACCCCCGGGGTGCAAGGCGTCTGTCCAGGAACCTACCCCCTTGGGATTGCGAGCGAATCAGGCGCTCTTTTTTTCCAGAATGCGCTCCACAATGGCTACCTTTTTGTCCATCATGCCCTCGTGGCCGGGGCGGATATCCGCCTTGAAGACGACCTCGGTGCGGACGCCTCGTGCAGCCAGGGAGAAGGTGGCCTCCCGGACGACTTTCATGACTTCGTCCCAGTCGCCCTCGATTTCCGTGAACATCGAGTTGGTCCGGTTCGGCAGGCCCGAGGCGCGGATGATCCGCACGCACTCGGCAACCTCTTTGGAAAGTTCTTCGCCAGTCCCGTAGGGGCTGATCGCCACAGCAACCAGAGTGTTCATGTTCGGGGCCTCATGTATCCAGTTTGAAAGGCCAGCCGGCAATTTCTTCCGGAGTGGCCAGGTAAAGTTCGTCGATGAACTGCTGCCTGAAGCTGCCCGGTCCTGGCGCGTCTTTTTCTGCCCTTTCACCGGCCAGATTGTAAAGGGCCACAGATGCCGCTGCCGCGATGAAGGGCTCGGCGCAGCAGGCATAGACGGCCATAACGCCGCCCAGCGAGCAGCCGGCGCCGGTGATCTTGGTCATGAAGGGGGAGCCGCCGGCTGACAGGAACACGGTCTCGCCGTCCGTCACCAGATCCTCCTTTCCGGAAACAGCCACCGCCCCGCCGGTCCAGCGGGCCAGAGACATGGCTGCCTGCCGCGCCTCCGCAACGCTCTGGGTGGTGTCCACACCGCATACCGCAGTCTCCGCCGTGCCGGCATCCAGCTCCCAGAGCCGGGCGAGCGCGATCAGCTCCGAGGCATTGCCGCGGATGATGCCGGGCTTCTCCTGCCGGAAACTGCGGAGCAGTTTTTCCCTGAGCCCGCCGACGCCGATGCCCACCGGATCCAGCACCCAGCTCTTGTGCTGCCCGGCCAGACATCGCACGGTGCGCGGCATGGAGGCCTCGTAGAGCGGCAGGATGGTGCCCATGTTGAGGTACATGGCCCCAGCAGCCTCAGCCATGGCTTCGCCTTCATCCGCCAGATACACCATGGCCGCCGAGCCCCCGATAGCCAGTTGTGCATTGGCCACAAACTCCATGGTGACCGCATTCGTGATGGACGGCGCCAGGGGATGCTCCTGCCGGACGCGCTCAGCCGCCTGTTTTATCCGCTCCCTTGTTTCCGCTGCATTTCGCATGGGCTGTTCTCCCCTGTTGAGTCATACCTTGAAATGCCACCGCTTTTGCTGCAATGGACGATCCCTTATACCACGGCTCCAAAGTCATGACCATTGCCGGATGCGCAGCATTGCGCTTTTTGCTCTGCCCGCAGGCGGCAGGGCACGAGTGGCGTGGCGCAGGATGGCAGCTATGCCCGGCTGCTTACCGGGCAGGAGGAACCCATGCGTAATACATGCGTGATGGCATCTCCGGGAGCAGGAACAGGTTTTGACGTTCTGGAAAGATAAAAAAAAATGCCTCAAATAACAGAAACAGGCCAAAAAAGCAGTTAGAAGACTACGAAAACTGCATGTTGCGATGCGCCAAGCGACTTGTGTCATCCCAGGACGGCGAGAAAAGAATGCAGGCAAAAGCGACGGTGCTTTTGCTGCGGCCTGGACCTTGACGACACTGCCCCCGAATCCGGGCTCCGGCAGGCTCTTGGCTGTGTACAGTGCGTGCCATACCCTTTGGCACAATTTACAGGTTTTGGACGGAATGCGAACATGGATGCCATGATTAATGCCATTGCCGAGGCCACCCTTGTTTCAAAGTGTGTGCTGTGTCTGCTGCTCATGATGTCGGTATTGAGCTGGGCCTTTATGGCCGGCAAGTGGCTGGCTCTGCGTGCAGCCCGGAAGCGCGCCGGTGATGGTCTGGCCGCCTTTGACGAAGCTCGCTCGCTTCGAATCGCCCTGGACAAGCTGGAAGACGATATGCGCTCGCCGCTTTTTGGCGTCACCCGCCGGGCGGTGCGGGAATTCAACCGCATCAATGGTACAGGTGATGCGGAAAGACTTCTGAACGACAACGTCCGGCGAGCTCTGCATTTTGGTATTGCCGAAGAGATGGGGCGACTGCGTTCTTCCTTGGCCCTGCTGGCGACCACGGCCAATACCGCTCCCTTTATTGGCCTTTTTGGCACGGTCTGGGGCATCATGCATTCCTTTCAGGCCATTGCCCAGATGAAAAACGTGTCTTTGGCTACCGTGGCGCCGGGCATCGCCGAGGCGCTCATCGCCACGGCCGTGGGCCTGCTCGTCGCCATTCCGGCAACCTTTGGCTACAACATTTTTTGCGCGAAACTGGCTGCGATTGAAGGCCAGTGCATCAATTTTGCGGGTCAGCTCCTCAATCGGATGCAGCACGAGAGCAGTACACACGCCCGGGATGGGCTGACCTTTGCCGGGGAGGCGCAGGCGTGAACGGCAAGGGTGGCAACTCGGATTTTGTATCAGAAATCAACGTGACGCCGCTGGTGGACGTCATGCTGGTGCTGCTGGTGATTTTCATGGTCACCGCGCCTATGATGGTTCAGGGTCTGGAGGTGCAGCTCCCCAAGGTCGAGGAGAGTGAGACACTGCCCACGGATAACGATCCGGTGGTGCTGAGCATCAAGGAAAACGGCGCCTTCTTTCTGGACACCCACGAGATTGCAGCGGACAGCCTGCGATCTGTACTGACCAGCACGGTGCGGCAGCCTGGGAAGCAGTTGCTGGTACGTGCCGACGCCGGGGTCAACTACGGGAAGGTCATGCAGGCGATGGGTCTGATTCGTGCGGCCGGTATCACGGATGTAGGCCTGGTGACCCTGTCCGCAGACAGTTCCGCTACTGCTGCTCCGGCCATGCCCTTGCCCTGAGTCCGCAAAGCTGCACAGGTGCAACGTGACCTCCCTGCTTCGCTCCCAGTTTCTGTTGCTGTTTTCCCTAACCATACATGGTGCCGCTGCAGGAGCGGTCCTCTGGTTTTCCGATCAGAAGTCGGTGCCGCCGCCAGAGGAAATTTATCATGTGCAGCTGGCGGAACTGGCGCCGCCGCCAGTCCCGAAGCCCCCTCCGCCCGTGCCGCAGCCTCGGCCGGAAACGGTGGAACCGCCAAAGTCGCCACCACAGCATGTGGAACAGCCCAGAGTCCAAAAGAGTGAAGCCAAGAAGATAAATACCAAAAAGCAGAAAAAGCCGGAGCCCAAAGCGCCGCCGCCACGACCGCAGGAAAGGCCAGCTGCTGAAATGGCAGAGCCGGCCCTGCCTGCCCCCGGTCCGACGAGTCAGCATTATGCGGCTTCGCCGCCCGCGCCGGCCCAGGATGCCAGCGTTTTGGGCAACACGGTCTATCAGGTGGACAAGGTGGATCAGCGGCCTGCCATCGCGCGCCGGATTGCGCCCCAGTATCCGGCAAGGGCACGGCGTATGGCGGTGGAAGGCAAGGTGGTGGTACAACTGGTGGTAGACAGGGAAGGACAGCCGGGCAACATTGCGATTTTCTCCGCCGAGCCGCCGGGTTATTTCGAAGAGGCGGCCTTGAGCGCGGCCAGGCAGATGCGTTTTGTTCCGGGCAAGATCAAGGGGCAGCCGGTCAGGACCCAGGTTATGCTGCCCTTCAATTTTCGTTTGCAGTAGAGAATGTTGCATGTGTGTTTTTTATTCTACTCGACATTAACCCAAACATTCAATAAGTGAGATTTGTAATGGAACAGCAATGCCTGAATCAACAAGTGGAGAACACTGCTTTGCAGTATCGGAAAAATGACTACTGGCTGCCACTAAATCTGGGGCAGCGTCTAGGTGGATGGGCTGAGTGTTTTGGTGAACGCACCGCTCTGATCTGTGGCACCGATCGTCTTTCTTATAGAGAGTTAAATCAGAGGGTAGATGCTATGGCCGTAGGTCTGTATAAACTGGGGCTGCGCCGCAGTGACCGCGTGCTCGTGCAGCTGCCGAACAGCACAGGCTTTGTAGTTACTATCTTTGCCCTGTTCCGACTGGGTGTGATTCCCGTGATGATGCTGATGGCGAATCGGGACCATGATATTGATGCCTTTTGTAGCCTGGCTGAGCCCAAGGCCTTTTTTACTACCGAGACCTTCTTGGGATTTTCGTACCGTAAGCAGGCAGAGCAGGCGCAAATACGTCATGCCTGTCTGAAACACGTGGTAGTGGATGGCACTGTAGCGGATGCTCAAGGCAATTTTGTGGCTGTGGCGGATAATACCTTGTCCTTGTTGGAGCTGAAACATGAAGAACCCGAGCCTAAGGATACAGCGGTGCTCCTGCTATCGGGTGGCACGACTGGTACCTCGAAATTGATTCCTCGCACCCATGCAGATTACGCCTACAATGCCATCGCTTCCGCAGACCTATGTGGCTTTAGCCAAGAGACCGTCTATTTGGTGGCGCTGGCAGCGGCCCATAATTTTCCCTTGGCGTGCCCGGGTATCATTGGTACGTTGTCCACTGGTGGTCAAGTAGTGCTGGCGCACAGTCCGGCCCCGGAGGAATGCCTGCCACTGATAGAAAAGGAACGGGTGACTCATACTGCGCTGGTGCCGCCCATGGTCAACCTCTGGTTGAGTGCCTGCACTTGGGAGAAGCATGACCTCTCATCACTTCGTCTGCTTCAGGTGGGAGGATCTGCGCTGGATGCCGAACTGGCTGCCCGCATTCGTCCTATATTGGGATGCCAGTTACAGCAGGTCTTTGGTACGGCGGAAGGGCTTTTGTGTTATACTCGTTTGGATGATCCTGAAGAGGTTATTTTGCACACTCAGGGGCGCCCACTTTCGCCGGACGACGATGTGCGGCTGGTAGATGAAGAAGGCCGGGATGTGCCTACAGGGGCGATCGGAGAGCTTTGGGTTCGAGGACCGTACACGATTCACGGATATTATCGGGCAGAGGAGCAGAATAAACGAGCCTTTACTGCCGAAGGCTATTATCGCTCGGGGGATCTTGTCCGGCGCAGAGCGGATGGCAATTTTGTGGTTGCCGGCCGGATGAAAGACGTCATCAACCGGGCGGGTGAAAAAATAGCGGCTCCTGAAATTGAAGCCGTGTTAAAAACACACGCCAATATTGAAGACGCGGTGCTGGTACCGGTTCCGGATGAGTACCTGGGTGAACGCAGTTGTGCTTTTGTCATCAAGGGCGCTGCTCCACTAGATTTACCGATGCTGCGAGTCTTTCTCGCGGAAAAGGGGCTTGCACGCCATAAGATGCCAGACCAGCTGGAATTGGTGGAGGCTTGGCCCCTGACAGGCGCAGGCAAAATCAATAAACGGCTTTTGTCTGCTTTGGCCGCTCAGTCAGAAACCGCAATGGAGCGCGTACCTTGAATTTGCTTGTGATTGGAGCCAGCCGGGGCATAGGCGCTCAGGTTGTTTCCCAGGCATTGTCTGCCGGACATCAGTTGACAGCCATGGCCCGACACACAGAGGGTATGTCGGCGACGGCGTGTCTGCGTTTGGTGCAGGCCGATGTGCGGGATGGGACTGCGGTCTTGGCTGCCATGGACGGGCAGGACGCCGTTGTCATGACCGTAGCCTGCAGGTCGAGCTTGAGACCGGTTTCGCTTTTTTCCGAAGGTACCCGCCAGGTGCTACGCGCCATGCAGGCACACGGTGTTAGACAGCTGGTCTGCGTGACCGGTATTGGCGCGGGGGACAGCTATCACCACGGCGGCTTTGTCTACGACCGGCTCGTTTTGCCTCTGCTGCTCAGGACCATGTATGCAGACAAAAATCGCCAGGAGGCACTGCTTCGTGCTGCGGATTGCGACTGGGTCATTGTCAGGCCGGGTTTTTTGACCAATGGGCCCTTAACCTGCCGCTATGCCGTTCATACCGATCTTACCGGCGTGCAGGCTGGCCGTATTTCCCGGGCCGATGTGGCCCATTTTATTCTGACTCAGCTTGAAA
This region includes:
- the tolR gene encoding protein TolR — its product is MNGKGGNSDFVSEINVTPLVDVMLVLLVIFMVTAPMMVQGLEVQLPKVEESETLPTDNDPVVLSIKENGAFFLDTHEIAADSLRSVLTSTVRQPGKQLLVRADAGVNYGKVMQAMGLIRAAGITDVGLVTLSADSSATAAPAMPLP
- a CDS encoding energy transducer TonB, translated to MAEPALPAPGPTSQHYAASPPAPAQDASVLGNTVYQVDKVDQRPAIARRIAPQYPARARRMAVEGKVVVQLVVDREGQPGNIAIFSAEPPGYFEEAALSAARQMRFVPGKIKGQPVRTQVMLPFNFRLQ
- a CDS encoding (2,3-dihydroxybenzoyl)adenylate synthase, translating into MEQQCLNQQVENTALQYRKNDYWLPLNLGQRLGGWAECFGERTALICGTDRLSYRELNQRVDAMAVGLYKLGLRRSDRVLVQLPNSTGFVVTIFALFRLGVIPVMMLMANRDHDIDAFCSLAEPKAFFTTETFLGFSYRKQAEQAQIRHACLKHVVVDGTVADAQGNFVAVADNTLSLLELKHEEPEPKDTAVLLLSGGTTGTSKLIPRTHADYAYNAIASADLCGFSQETVYLVALAAAHNFPLACPGIIGTLSTGGQVVLAHSPAPEECLPLIEKERVTHTALVPPMVNLWLSACTWEKHDLSSLRLLQVGGSALDAELAARIRPILGCQLQQVFGTAEGLLCYTRLDDPEEVILHTQGRPLSPDDDVRLVDEEGRDVPTGAIGELWVRGPYTIHGYYRAEEQNKRAFTAEGYYRSGDLVRRRADGNFVVAGRMKDVINRAGEKIAAPEIEAVLKTHANIEDAVLVPVPDEYLGERSCAFVIKGAAPLDLPMLRVFLAEKGLARHKMPDQLELVEAWPLTGAGKINKRLLSALAAQSETAMERVP
- a CDS encoding MotA/TolQ/ExbB proton channel family protein, which produces MDAMINAIAEATLVSKCVLCLLLMMSVLSWAFMAGKWLALRAARKRAGDGLAAFDEARSLRIALDKLEDDMRSPLFGVTRRAVREFNRINGTGDAERLLNDNVRRALHFGIAEEMGRLRSSLALLATTANTAPFIGLFGTVWGIMHSFQAIAQMKNVSLATVAPGIAEALIATAVGLLVAIPATFGYNIFCAKLAAIEGQCINFAGQLLNRMQHESSTHARDGLTFAGEAQA
- a CDS encoding metallophosphoesterase family protein, which translates into the protein MKILLLADIHGNFPALEAITEQLRQKGRPLDQFDQICNCGDSTVYAPFPNECLAWLEAQHSISVRGNTDDGVIRLLRGQELKSPKNPDKRRMYESTFVQLAPEARQTLLALEPTARLVVAGWRIGLYHGSPEDHEEFLFADTPESRFLEIAQGCGQDIVITGHSHTPYHKYLGNVHFINPGSAGRMFDGDPRAAYAVLSLEDGRIAVEHHRVAYDVEAVVRELARQGLPPIYSEMYRLGRKLN
- the thiM gene encoding hydroxyethylthiazole kinase, which encodes MRNAAETRERIKQAAERVRQEHPLAPSITNAVTMEFVANAQLAIGGSAAMVYLADEGEAMAEAAGAMYLNMGTILPLYEASMPRTVRCLAGQHKSWVLDPVGIGVGGLREKLLRSFRQEKPGIIRGNASELIALARLWELDAGTAETAVCGVDTTQSVAEARQAAMSLARWTGGAVAVSGKEDLVTDGETVFLSAGGSPFMTKITGAGCSLGGVMAVYACCAEPFIAAAASVALYNLAGERAEKDAPGPGSFRQQFIDELYLATPEEIAGWPFKLDT
- a CDS encoding thiamine-binding protein: MNTLVAVAISPYGTGEELSKEVAECVRIIRASGLPNRTNSMFTEIEGDWDEVMKVVREATFSLAARGVRTEVVFKADIRPGHEGMMDKKVAIVERILEKKSA
- a CDS encoding NAD(P)-dependent oxidoreductase — translated: MIGASRGIGAQVVSQALSAGHQLTAMARHTEGMSATACLRLVQADVRDGTAVLAAMDGQDAVVMTVACRSSLRPVSLFSEGTRQVLRAMQAHGVRQLVCVTGIGAGDSYHHGGFVYDRLVLPLLLRTMYADKNRQEALLRAADCDWVIVRPGFLTNGPLTCRYAVHTDLTGVQAGRISRADVAHFILTQLETMRYRHMTPLITGCKG